A window of the Lolium perenne isolate Kyuss_39 chromosome 7, Kyuss_2.0, whole genome shotgun sequence genome harbors these coding sequences:
- the LOC127313163 gene encoding probable inositol oxygenase, with protein MTISIEQPQFDVAAERKVASDPAELVLDGGFAVPDSNAFGQTFRDYEAESERKESVEDFYRTNHINMTYDFVKRMREGYARLDKTEMSIWECIELLNEFVDDSDPDLDMPQIEHLLQTAEAIRKDYPDEEWLHLTGLIHDLGKVLLHPSFGALPQWAVVGDTFPVGCAYDECNVHFKYLKENPDYHNPAFNTKFGAYSEGCGLENVLMSWGHDDYMYLVAKENKSTLPSAGLFIIRYHSFYPLHKHGAYMHLMNEEDKENLKWLHVFNKYDLYSKSNVRVNVEEVKPYYMSLIEKYFPNKLRW; from the exons ATGACCATCAGCATCGAGCAGCCTCAGTTTG ATGTCGCGGCGGAGAGGAAGGTCGCCAGCGACCCGGCTGAGCTCGTGCTCGACGGCGGCTTCGCCGTGCCGGACTCCAACGCCTTCGGCCAGACCTTCAG GGACTACGAGGCTGAGTCGGAGCGGAAGGAGTCGGTGGAGGACTTCTACCGCACCAACCACATCAACATGACGTACGACTTCGTGAAGCGGATGCGGGAGGGGTACGCGCGGCTGGACAAGACGGAGATGAGCATCTGGGAGTGCATCGAGCTGCTCAACGAGTTCGTCGACGACAGCGACCCCGACCTCGACATGCCCCAGATCGAGCACCTCCTCCAGACCGCCGAGGCCATCCGCAAGGACTACCCCGATGAGGAATGGCTCCACCTCACAGGCCTCATCCACG ATTTGGGCAAGGTGCTGTTGCATCCTAGCTTTGGAGCGCTACCCCAGTGGGCAGTCGTAG GTGACACCTTCCCCGTCGGCTGCGCGTATGACGAATGCAATGTCCACTTCAAG TACCTGAAGGAGAACCCCGACTACCACAACCCGGCCTTCAACACCAAGTTCGGGGCCTACTCTGAGGGGTGTGGGCTGGAAAACGTGCTCATGTCTTGGGGCCATGACGACTACATGTACCTG GTTGCCAAGGAGAACAAGAGCACCCTTCCTTCTGCAGGGTTGTTCATCATCAGATACCATTCGTTCTACC CTCTTCACAAGCACGGAGCCTACATGCACCTGATGAACGAGGAGGACAAGGAGAACCTGAAGTGGCTGCACGTGTTCAA CAAGTATGACCTGTACAGCAAGAGCAATGTCAGGGTCAACGTCGAGGAAGTGAAACCCTACTACATGTCGCTCATCGAGAAG TACTTCCCGAACAAGCTGAGATGGTAA